One Camelus ferus isolate YT-003-E chromosome 27, BCGSAC_Cfer_1.0, whole genome shotgun sequence DNA window includes the following coding sequences:
- the INSYN1 gene encoding inhibitory synaptic factor 1, with product MNIRGTPDLGQPSDDPSSGGERERIRQRMKMVIGQLEGILRELKEVAKELREVVSQIDKLTSDFDFELEPDDWTTATVSSTSSSDKAGVGGPFDLGHLDFVTADILSDSWEFCSFLDIPTPSDSVDGPEPARPGAGPDYRLMNGGTPIPNGPRVETPDSSSEEAFSAGPPKGQLPQRTPGTRERVRFSDKVLYHALCCDDEEGDGVEEAAEEEAGLSPEPPHTEAPAGALKPSPAPYKPRRSPLTGRCSGPTLAPEQTRRVTRNSSTQTVSDKSTQTVLPYTARQKAKGKN from the exons ATGAACATTCGGGGCACCCCGGACCTCGGGCAGCCCAGTGACGACCCCAGCAGTGGTGGTGAGCGGGAGCGGATTCGACAACGCATGAAGATGGTCATCGGGCAGCTTGAGGGCATCCTGCGAGAGCTCAAGGAGGTGGCCAAGGAGCTAAGGGAG GTGGTGAGCCAGATCGATAAGCTAACCTCAGACTTCGACTTTGAACTGGAGCCGGATGACTGGACCACAGCCACTGTGAGCAGCACCTCCAGCAGCGACAAAGCAGGTGTGGGCGGCCCCTTTGACCTGGGCCACCTGGACTTCGTGACAGCCGACATCCTCTCGGACAGCTGGGAGTTCTGCTCCTTCCTGGACATCCCCACCCCCTCAGACTCCGTGGACGGCCCCGAGCCTGCCCGGCCGGGGGCTGGCCCTGACTACCGGCTCATGAACGGCGGCACGCCCATCCCCAACGGGCCCCGGGTGGAGACCCCGGACTCCTCCAGCGAGGAGGCCTTCAGTGCCGGCCCCCCGAAGGGCCAGCTGCCCCAGCGGACCCCGGGCACGCGGGAGAGGGTGCGCTTCAGCGACAAAGTGCTCTACCATGCTCTGTGCTGTGACGACGAGGAGGGGGATGGCGTGGAGGAGGCGGCAGAGGAGGAGGCGGGCCTGTCCCCAGAGCCTCCCCACACAGAGGCCCCGGCTGGCGCCCTCAAGCCCTCCCCGGCTCCCTACAAGCCGAGGCGCTCGCCGCTGACTGGCCGCTGCTCGGGCCCGACCTTGGCCCCCGAGCAGACCCGAAGGGTCACGAGGAACAGCAGCACCCAAACGGTGTCAGACAAGAGCACTCAGACGGTGCTGCCCTACACGGCCAGACAGAAAGCCAAGGGGAAAAACTAG